The Amycolatopsis umgeniensis DNA segment CAGCCGGTTCACCGGGAAGCTGGCGCCGTGGAACGGATTCGTCCCGTTCCCGATCCGGCTGCGGAGTTTCGCCGACGGCGCTCTCCCCGGCGCCGAGCACTTCGTGGCCCACGCCGCCCCCACACTCGCCGGACGGGCGCCCGCGAACTGGGCGGACCGCGTGCTGCGCAGCGGAAAGGCGATGATCCTGGTCGACGGCGTCGACGAAATCGACGCTCCTCGCCGCCGGAAGGTCAAGGACTGGCTGCAGGAACTCGGGCTGACCTATCCGGAAGCACGTTTCGTCGTCACCTCCCGGAGCGCGGCGGCCGATCAGCGATGGCTGTATCAGGAAGGCTTCGGTTCCGTTCTGCTCGAACCGATGAGCGCGAACGACATCCACGCCCTCGTCGACAAATGGCACGAGGCCGCGGTTTCGGTGCGCCCCGAAGAAGATCTCGACGAGGCCCGGCGACGGCTGCTGAGCCAATTGAGCAACCGGCCGCATCTACGCACACTGGCTTCCAGTCCGTTGCTCTGCTCGATGCTGTGCGCGCTGAACTGGGCGCACCGTTCGGAACTGCCGCGTGACCGGATGGACCTGTACCGCAAGGCGTTGTCGATGCTGCTGCACCTGCGCGACACCGCGCGCAGCATCACCGTTCTGCTCACCGAGCAGCAGAAGCAGATCCTGCTCGGGCATCTGGCCTGGCGGCTCACCTCGGGCGGCAAGGTCGAACTGCCGAAGGACGAGGTCCTGGAGCACATCGCCTACCGGCTGCGCTGGCTGCCCCATGTCGACCACAGCTCCGAAGAAGTCCTGGCCCACCTTCTCGAACGCAGCGGGGTCCTGCGGGAACCGGTGAGCGGCAAGGTGGATTTCGTCCACCGGACGTTCCAAGAATTCCTCGCCGCCAACGAGGCCACCGAGGCGGGCTACCTGGACACTCTGATCACGCACGCGCATCGGGACACCTGGCGGGAGACCGTGATCATGGCGTGCGGCCACGCCAAACACCATCAGGCGAACAAGCTGCTCACCGAAATCCTCGATCGCGCCGAAGCCGAGCCACGGCACACCAGGCGGTTGCGGCTGCTCGCGGCGGCCTGCCTGGAGACGGTCAGCAACGTCGATCCGGCCGTGATCGAGCGGGTCGAACAGGTCATCCGGGAGCACCTCGTCCCGCCGCGCGATCTTCGCGAAACCCGGTCTCTCGCATCGGTCGGGCCCCGGCTCCTGCGCTATCTCCCGGAAACCACCGACGGTCTCAGCGAGGCGGCCGCCGCCGCGACCGTCCGGGCCGCCACGCTCACCGCGGGCGACGACGCTCTGCGGCTTCTGCGCAGCTACGCCCAGGACAGCCGTGAGAGCGTCCAAGAACAACTCCGTGAGGCTTGGCAGTACTTCGATCCGGAACGTTTCGCCGACGAAGTCCTGGCCGATTCCCCTCTGTGGAACGGCAAGATCGTCGTCACGGCCGGCAGGCTGTTGCCCTACACGAGACGACTTCGCCGTCTTGAATCCTTGTCCGTCGCACTCCCCACCAGTGAAGAACTGCCCGGAATCGACCTGCTCTCCGAAGTGCCCGCGCTCAAGGTGCTGGATCTGTCTTTCGATGACAACGCGGTCGTGGACCTGAAACCCCTTGCCGATCATCCCAAGCTGACAGAGGTCGGCCTGTACTTCGCCAAGAAATTCACCGGCCTGAAAGCCCTGAAATCTTTGACAGAACTCGAAGACCTGACTTTGTTCCGCTCCTCGCCATGGCGCGGCCTGGAGGCACTCGGCCACCTGACGCAGGTGCAAAGTCTCTCGCTCGACAACTTACAATCGGTCGAGAGTCTCGAGGCGCTCTCTGCGATGACTTCGCTCACCCGACTCCGGCTGATGGGATGTTCTCACCGCGCGCTGGCCGCCACACCACCGATGCCCGGAATCGATATGCTGAGCCTGGACGGCGGCATGAAGACCGGAATAGCCGCGCGGCTGATCGCCGAGACTTTCCCCGGCCTGACGTATCTTTCGGCGTCCTACGTCGACATGACGGATTTGACCCCGCTGGCCGATCTCCCGCTGACTTCGTTGAATCTCTTGTCGTGCGCGCTGGGCGATATCGGTCAGCTCGCTTCGCACCCCACCCTGACGACCATCATGATCTACGCCGCCGACACGGTGGACGTCCGGCCGTTGGCGGATCTCGACATCACTCTCTACGCACGACCGAAAGACCGCATAATCGGGCTCGACGAACTCGGGCCTGGAGTGAAGGTGTTCGGCTGAAGTCGCGAGCGGCGGTTCGGGTCATCGAGGGCAAAGGTGCCGGGCCGGGTCGCTCGCCTGTGTCGGTTTCGGGTGTCGCGAAAGCCACTTTCGGGACGTCTGGTGTCCCGAAAGTGGCTTTCGCGACATCAGGGCCGCGCGAGTACACCCACCACTCTCGAGAACCTAACCGGCCAGCTTCCGCAGTTCTCCCACCAGCGCCCGCAACGCCTTGCCCCGATGCGAGGCACCGTCCTTTTCGGACGGTTCCAGCTCGGCGGAAGTCCGCGCCCCGCCCTCCGGCACGAAGATCGGGTCGTATCCGAATCCGTTGGCACCACGGCGTTCCCGGATCAGCGAGCCTCGCCATTCGCCGCGCACCACGGTCTCGTCGCCACCGGGGACGACGAGCGCCGCCGCGCAGACGAACGCCGCGCCCATCCGCTCGTCGGGGGTGTCGGACAGTTGCGCCAGCACGAGATCCAGGTTCGCCTCGTCGTCGCCGTGCTTGCCGGACCAACGGGCCGAGAGCACGCCCGGCATACCGTTGAGCGCGTCGATGGCGATACCCGAATCGTCGGCGATCGCGGGGAGGCCGGTCGCGGCGGACGCGTCCTGTGCCTTCGCGAGCGCGTTGCCTTCGAAGTCCGGGGCGGTTTCGGGTGCTTCGGGGAATTCGGGGACGTCGGCGAGGCCGATGACCTCGACGCCCTCGATCCCTTCCGCCACCAGGATGCGCCGGAGTTCGCCGAGCTTCTTCGCGTTGCGGGTGGCGAGAAGCAGCTTGGTCACTTCGCGCCCTTCTTCTTGTCCGTACGCGGCTCGGGCAGTTCGCCCGGGTACGGCAGCGCGAGCGCCTCGGTCTGCAGGCGGGTCAGCTCTTCGCAGCCCGCGAGCGCGATGTCCAGCATGGTGTCCAAAGTGGACCGCGCGAAGGTGGCACCCTCACCGGTGCCCTGCACCTCGATCAGGGTGCCCGCGTCGGTGGCGACGACGTTCATGTCGACCTCCGCGCGAGAGTCCTCTTCGTAGGGCAGGTCGAGACGCACGCGGCCGTCGACGACGCCCACGCTCACCGCGGCCACCGAGGACGAAAGCGGCTGCGGGTCGGCGAGGCGGCCAGCGGCGCCGAGCCAGGTGACGGCGTCCGCGAGCGCGACGTAGCCGCCGGTCACCGCGGCCGTGCGAGTGCCGCCGTCGGCCTGGATGACATCGCAGTCGATGACGATCGTGTTCTCCCCCAGCGCCGCCAGGTCGATGCAGGCGCGCAGGGACCGGCCGATCAGCCGGGAGATCTCGTGTGTGCGGCCGCCGACGCGGCCCTTGATGGATTCGCGGTCGCTGCGGGTGTTGGTCGCGGACGGCAGCATCGCGTACTCGGCGGTGACCCAGCCGAGGCCGGAACCGGCCCGCCAGCGGGGGACGCCTTCGGTGACGCTCGCCGCGCACAGCACCCGGGTGTCGCCGAACTCGATCAACACCGAGCCCGCGGGCCATCGCTGGAAGCCGCGGGTGATCTTGATGTCGCGAAGCTGGTCGTCGTTCCTGCCGTCTTTTCTCGCCACGGCCGCCACTCT contains these protein-coding regions:
- a CDS encoding NACHT domain-containing protein; its protein translation is MTGLEGPALKLGGSIATYAAKSWLQRRRKKTERESSLAELAADELKGPLEKRKLENLVETIGLQVAEELKPVLAARFSTLPENEIAATFLAVEDTLGKVDLSDEALLADDADPELLARRVREQFPARSALLAERAADLYELALDLACRHLVMVVRHLPSFRSTTLAEILGRLTRQSDQLDQLLARIPKTSLTAPAGTDHDAEFRTDYLSLLARKLDKLDLLGLTKDDQPTLPLTVAYLSLSVSSESSRGDDRPEDWFAKHPGRRDGTTMRAESAIGEEHRTLVRGEAGSGKTTLLNWLAISAAGSRFTGKLAPWNGFVPFPIRLRSFADGALPGAEHFVAHAAPTLAGRAPANWADRVLRSGKAMILVDGVDEIDAPRRRKVKDWLQELGLTYPEARFVVTSRSAAADQRWLYQEGFGSVLLEPMSANDIHALVDKWHEAAVSVRPEEDLDEARRRLLSQLSNRPHLRTLASSPLLCSMLCALNWAHRSELPRDRMDLYRKALSMLLHLRDTARSITVLLTEQQKQILLGHLAWRLTSGGKVELPKDEVLEHIAYRLRWLPHVDHSSEEVLAHLLERSGVLREPVSGKVDFVHRTFQEFLAANEATEAGYLDTLITHAHRDTWRETVIMACGHAKHHQANKLLTEILDRAEAEPRHTRRLRLLAAACLETVSNVDPAVIERVEQVIREHLVPPRDLRETRSLASVGPRLLRYLPETTDGLSEAAAAATVRAATLTAGDDALRLLRSYAQDSRESVQEQLREAWQYFDPERFADEVLADSPLWNGKIVVTAGRLLPYTRRLRRLESLSVALPTSEELPGIDLLSEVPALKVLDLSFDDNAVVDLKPLADHPKLTEVGLYFAKKFTGLKALKSLTELEDLTLFRSSPWRGLEALGHLTQVQSLSLDNLQSVESLEALSAMTSLTRLRLMGCSHRALAATPPMPGIDMLSLDGGMKTGIAARLIAETFPGLTYLSASYVDMTDLTPLADLPLTSLNLLSCALGDIGQLASHPTLTTIMIYAADTVDVRPLADLDITLYARPKDRIIGLDELGPGVKVFG
- the rph gene encoding ribonuclease PH; protein product: MARKDGRNDDQLRDIKITRGFQRWPAGSVLIEFGDTRVLCAASVTEGVPRWRAGSGLGWVTAEYAMLPSATNTRSDRESIKGRVGGRTHEISRLIGRSLRACIDLAALGENTIVIDCDVIQADGGTRTAAVTGGYVALADAVTWLGAAGRLADPQPLSSSVAAVSVGVVDGRVRLDLPYEEDSRAEVDMNVVATDAGTLIEVQGTGEGATFARSTLDTMLDIALAGCEELTRLQTEALALPYPGELPEPRTDKKKGAK
- the rdgB gene encoding RdgB/HAM1 family non-canonical purine NTP pyrophosphatase, whose amino-acid sequence is MTKLLLATRNAKKLGELRRILVAEGIEGVEVIGLADVPEFPEAPETAPDFEGNALAKAQDASAATGLPAIADDSGIAIDALNGMPGVLSARWSGKHGDDEANLDLVLAQLSDTPDERMGAAFVCAAALVVPGGDETVVRGEWRGSLIRERRGANGFGYDPIFVPEGGARTSAELEPSEKDGASHRGKALRALVGELRKLAG